The Astyanax mexicanus isolate ESR-SI-001 chromosome 18, AstMex3_surface, whole genome shotgun sequence DNA window TTGAGTTTTTTGGGACTCATAACATCCTTTCCAGGCCTCGACAGCACAGCCTGCCTTCAAGGCCAACCTCGCATCAAGTCCCTCCTCCTGGCGATCGCTGGAGCAATGCTGGTCATGGCTGCCCTCTGCGTCATCATCCCTGTCTCCTGGACAGCTCACGTCATCATCCAGGACTTCTACAACCCTCTGCTGCTGGACGCCCAGCGCAGGGAGCTGGGTGAAGCGCTCTACATCGGTTGGGTGACGGGAGCAATTCTCTTTGTCTCTGGTGTGCTTTTCCTGTCCTGCCGATCTTCTTCAAAATACGGTTTGTCTCAGCTGTACCAGCCCGTCTACACGACCAACAGCTCAAACCTATCCCAAACCTACCCCTTCAGGCCAGTGCCGAGCTCCATCAACTCCTTACCCCAGCAGCCGCTCCTACAAGGCCACAACCTGACCCATCAGCAGTCATTATCTTCAACCTACAGCCCTGTGGCGGTGAACACTGCGAGCCAGCCTGTGCTCTACAAACCCCAACTCGCAGCT harbors:
- the LOC103042333 gene encoding claudin-8-like; translated protein: MVAACELIALCLGVIGLVGTSATTGLPMWKVTAFIQENIIVMETRWEGLWMNCFRQANIRMQCKVYDSLLYLPAELQAARGLMCSAVALSFLGLITSFPGLDSTACLQGQPRIKSLLLAIAGAMLVMAALCVIIPVSWTAHVIIQDFYNPLLLDAQRRELGEALYIGWVTGAILFVSGVLFLSCRSSSKYGLSQLYQPVYTTNSSNLSQTYPFRPVPSSINSLPQQPLLQGHNLTHQQSLSSTYSPVAVNTASQPVLYKPQLAAPSVPVVYNAHQHQQLSAQDLERLSNHRSSAHISLMSASRPSAQPTTQLPVVYGYGYSRNGSDNTVSSANSGVYI